A single window of Ctenopharyngodon idella isolate HZGC_01 chromosome 24, HZGC01, whole genome shotgun sequence DNA harbors:
- the LOC127506546 gene encoding uncharacterized protein LOC127506546, whose product MDPRSADPSLQKTSPTHGSSGFPEEQWPSRNVAQLLLGLTQGTRSIEDYITEYLNIAYWSDLPDCVLIDFFCEGINQPLKEQLIREGPRSSLSLFLDYALLTVGSPFTVGVVEKCDTSSIHVMAAAPDDAHKMAATIITTPSQVTVDLREPSHVSSDLPEQRHVPAVLLESRYVSGSVWERSGLRSSVADPPLTSARAAGIPKPPPAASHSSPLAATPSSSSVASPSSSSVATPSSSPVATPSSSPVATPSSSPVATPSSSPDAMDKMAALPVPTGKMAVPPVSGNIGVVPASESAPPREPAAAPTEEVGTEPPPQPCKRRRRRKASSIPQGPEAVPEQPAAVPEQPAAVPEQSALPDTATEAGATRAPRPAGATRAPRPAGATRAPRPAGATRAPYPRNRHGLR is encoded by the coding sequence atggatccccgctctgccgacccttcattacagaagacttcgccaacacaTGGATCCAGCGGCTTTCCTGAAGAACAATGGCCCAGTAGGAACGTCGCACAATTGTTATTAGGACTCACGCAGGGCACACGATCGATAGAGGATTATATCACGGAATATTTGAACATTGCTTATTGGTCAGATCTGCCGGACTGCGTGCTcatagactttttctgtgagggcaTCAATCAGCCACTTAAAGAACAACTCATTCGTGAGGGACCCCGTTCATCTCTAAGTCTGTTTTTGGATTATGCTTTATTGACTGTTGGCTCTccgtttactgtgggtgtcgtggAGAAATGCGACACTTCATCCATTCACGTAATGGCCGCCGCGCCAGATGACGCTCATAAAATGGCGGCCACCATAATAACaacaccaagtcaagtcacagttgaccTCCGTGAGCCAAGTCACGTCTCCTCTGATCTTCCAGAACAACGTCATGTCCCCGCTGTTCTTCTAGAGTCACGttacgtctctggatctgtttgggagcggagtgggttgcgttccagtgtggctgatccaccgctgacttcagcacgagcggctggcattcctaagcctccgccggccgcttcgcactcaagcccgctggCCGCTACGCCCTCAAGTTCGTCGGTTGCATCGCCCTCAAGCTCGTCtgttgcgacgccctcaagctcgccggttgcgacgccctcaagctcgccggttgcgacgccctcaagctcgccggttgcgacgccctcaagctctcctgatgctatggacaagatggccgctttgccagtgcccacgggcaagatggccgtgccgccagtgtctgggaacataggggtcgtcccagccagtgagtccgctccaccccgtgagcccgctgcagcgcccaccgaggaggtaggcacagagccaccgcctcaaccatgcaaacggaggaggaggaggaaggcttcctccatccctcaaggcccggaggccgtcccagagcagcccgctgccgtcccagagcagcccgctgccgtcccagagcaatccgctcttcctgatacggccacggaggccggcgccacccgagctcctcgccctgccggcgccacccgagctcctcgccctgccggcgccacccgagctcctcgccctgccggcgccacccgagctccttacccacgaaaccgccacggcctccgttga